The genomic region GAGCTCTGGAGCAGGGCGGTACGCAGCGGTGTCATGGCAGACCTCGGACGGTGCAGAAGGGTGTTCTGGGGACAGATCGACGGTACGTTCAGCAGCCCGGCACCGACAAGACGCGCCTGTTGCGCATCACCGCGCGATTCGTTGCGTGCGACCGTCACGGTCCGGTGATTCGTTGCGTCACCCGGACGGTTCTAGGCGGGCGATCCCGATCCGTACCGCCTGAGCAGGGGGGAGAGCACCAGGACCGACTTGGTGCGCTCGACGAAGGGCTCCCCCGCGATGCGTTCGAGGACGCGCTCGAAGTGGCGCATGTCGGACGCGAAGACCTGGACGATCGCGTCCGCCTCACCGGTGACCGTGGAGGCGGACGCCACCTCGGGGTTGCGTTCCAGCCCACGCCTGATGGCCTCGGGCGAGGTGTTGTGGCGGCAGTAGATCTCGATGAAACCCTCGGTCTCCCAGCCCAGGGCAGCCGGGTCGACCCGGACCGTGAAGCCGGTGATGGCACCGTCGGCGCGCAGCCGGTCGACCCGGCGCTTCACCGCGGGGGCCGAGAGGCCGACCAGTGAGCCGATGTCGGCGAAGGTACGGCGGGCGTCTTCGGCGAGGGCGTGCACGATGCGTGCGTCGAGCTCGTTCAGCAAGGCCGGGGGTTCACTTCTGTGCGGTGCCGGTGCGGGAGCGGCGCGTCCCGCACCGGCAGTAGATCACGAGGCCGGTGCGGTTCCTGGCCGGGACGGACCCGGCCCTGGTACGGCGACCGGACCGGCGGAAGCGGCGCGCCGTCATTCTGCTGCGGGTGAACCGTCAACTCTTGAGAGATGGACCGGCGCAGTCGGGGTAGGCGAGCAGCGGATGACTGAGGAGCCGCCTGTGGTTGTCATGGATTCGCCCCTTGCAGACAGTGCCACGGCACGCGAAGCCGCGACCCGTTTTCTGTCCCAGAACTGCCCCTGGGCGGATGTCGATGCCGTGCTGCTCGTGATCAGCGAGCTGGCGGCCAACGCGGCACGCCACACCACGGGCTGGTGGCGGCTGCGGCTGAGCGCCGAGGCGGAGCTGCTGGTGGTGGAGATGGACGACGACAGCCCCGTCCCGCCCGTGGCGCGGGAGCCCGACTTCGCGGGCGGCGGGGGCTTCGGCTGGCACATGGTGCAGAAGCTGGCGGGCCGGGTCGAGATCAGCCCGCGCCCTTCGGGCAAGACGGTACGGGCGATCTGGTCCCGGCCCGCGACCGGCTGAGCCCCCGGCCGCGCCCCGGGCGAACCGGGACGCGGCCGGGCGTGGTTCCGGGCCCTCACCCCTGCGCGAGCAGCCCGGCCCTGAGCTGCGCGGTGATCCTGGCCAGCAGCCGCGACACCTGCATCTGGGACACGCCCAGTTCGGCCCCGATCTGCGACTGGGTCAGCTCCTCGCCGTACCGCATCCGCAGGATCCTCCGGTCCCGGTGGTCGAGGCGCGCGATGAGGGGCTTCAGCGCCGTGAGGTTCTCCACGAGGTCCATGTCGCTGTCGGTTTCGCCGAGCCGGTCCGCCAGCGTCTGGACACTGCCGGTCGTGCCGTCGTCGTAGGGCGTGTCGATCGAGCCGGCCGTGTAGCCGTTGGCGGCCACCAGCCCTTCCACTATCTCCTCCTCGTCCATCCCCAGGTGCTTCGCGAGCTCCGCGGTGGTGGGCGAACGGTCGAGGGTCTGGAACAGCTCGTCGGATGCCTTCGCCAGCGCGATCCGCAGTTCCTGGAGGCGGCGCGGCACATGGACGGACCAACTGGTGTCGCGGAAGAAGCGCTTGATCTCGCCCACGATGCAGGGCATCGCGAAGGTGGCGAACTCCACCTCGCGGGAGAGTTCGAACCGGTCGATCGCCTTGATCAGCCCGACCGTGCCGACCTGGACGATGTCCTCCATCTGTTCGGAACGGCTGCGGAAGCGGGTGGCTGCGAAGCGGACCAGGGAGAGGTTCAGCTCGATGAGGGTGTTGCGCGCGTACTGGTACGCGCGGGTGCCCTCCTCCCGGGTGGCCAGTGCGGTGAAGAAGAGCCTGGAAAGGTCACGCGCGTCCCGGGGGGCCACTTTCCCGGGGTCCGCCACGTACGGCAGTTGCTCGTCGGTCCGGCCGGACGGCCGGGGAAGGTGCGGTGCGAATCCAGTCGGGACTGTGGTCGCCATGGACACGGTGTCCTCCCCTTCTCGTTCCCGGTGTGCGCACTCCGGGTGCGTCGCGCAGGTCCCGACTACCCGTTACGGGCCACTCCATTCGCACAAATCCGGCCGTCACACCGCCAGTTCCCCGCGTCATGGCCGGATTCGGCAAGCGCGGACACACGCCGGAGCCGGCCCCCGCGAGGTGCGGGAACCGGCTCCGGTGGTGCGGCGAGCGGGCTCGGATCAGCCCCAACTGGCGTGCAGGGGCTTGCCCTCGGCGTATCCGGCGGCGCTCTGCACACCGACGATCGCCTTCTCGGCGAACTCGTCCAGGGTGTTCGCACCGGCGTAGGTGCAGGAGGACCGGACGCCCGCGATGATCGAGTCGATCAGGTCCTCGACACCCGGGCGGGCCGGGTCGAGGAACATCCGTGAGGTGGAGATGCCCTCCTCGAACAGGCCCTTGCGGGCGCGGTCGTAGGCGGACTCCTCGCTCGTACGGTTGCGGACGGCGCGGGCCGAGGCCATGCCGAACGACTCCTTGTACCAGCGGCCGTCGGCGGACTGCTGGAGGTCGCCCGGCGACTCGTACGTACCGGCGAACCACGAGCCGATCATGACGTTGGAGGCACCGGCGGCGAGCGCCATGGCGACGTCGCGCGGGTGCCGCACGCCGCCGTCGGCCCAGACGTGCTTGCCGAACTTCCTTGCCTCCGTGGCGCATTCGAGCACCGCGGAGAACTGCGGGCGGCCCACACCGGTCATCATCCGGGTGGTGCACATGGCGCCGGGACCCACGCCGACCTTGATGATGTCGGCGCCCGCCTCGACGAGATCGCGGACCCCCTCGGCGGCGACGATGTTGCCCGCGACGATCGGCACCGCGGGGTCGAGTGCGCGTACCGCCCTGACCGCGGCGATCATCGACTCCTGGTGGCCGTGCGCGGTGTCCACGACGATGGTGTCGGCGCCCGCGTCGAGCAGTTGCTCGGCCTTGCCCGCGACATCGCCGTTGATACCGACCGCGGCGGCGACGCGCAGCTTGCCCCGGGCGTCCACGGCAGGGGTGTAGAGGGTGGCGCGCAGCGCGGCCCGCCGGGTCAGGATGCCCACCAGCTTGCCGTCCGTGTCGACCGCGGGGGCGTAGCGGCGGTTGGCCCCGTCGAGCCTGTTGAACGCCTCGCGCGGGTCTATGTCCGCGTCGAGCAGCACCAGGTCCTTGGACATGACCTCGGACAGCTGGGTGAAGCGGTCGACACCGGCGAGGTCCTCGTCGGTCACCACACCGACCGGCTTGCCGTCCTCGTCGACGACGACGCCCGCGTTGTGCGCCCGCTTGGGCAGCAGGGACAGCGCGTCGGCGACCGTCTGGGTGGGGGCCAGCACGATCGGCGTGTCCAGCACGTGGTGGCGGGTCTTCACCCAGGAGATGACGTCGGTGACGACCTCGATCGGGATGTCCTGGGGAATGACGACCAGGCCACCGCGGCGCGCGACGGTCTCGGCCATTCTGCGGCCCGCGATGGCGGTCATGTTCGCGACGACCAGGGGGATGGTGGTGCCGGTGCCGTCGGGGGAGGACAGATCGACGCCCTGACGGGAACCGACCGCGGATCGGCTCGGCACCATGAACACATCGTCGTACGTCAAGTCGTACGGCGGCTTCAGGTCATTGAGGAAACGCATACTAACTCTCTCACCTGCGGTTATACAGAATGGGCGGGCGGGAAGTCAGCGCCGTCCGGCACTCGGACCAGGCTGCGGCTCCTAGGCCATCATCGCCGATGCCCACCTTCCTGGCGAACTCCGGCCTGCTGTTCTGTGCCTTCCGCCAGAGTCGGCACGGCCCGCTTGGTGTCATCGTCCAAGGCGCCGGGGTCACGGATCCGTCCGGCGCCGCGTCCCCGGTTCACGGCCCGACGGCGGGAAGGATGGCGCGGACAGTGATCGGTACGAACCCCCGTCATCCGGAGGATTCCATGAGTGACAGTGAAGCGACGCCCGCACCGCACTGTCTGGTGACCGGCGCGACCGGTTACATCGGGGGGCGGCTGGCTCCCGCCCTGCTCGATGCCGGGCACCGGGTGCGCTGTCTGGTCCGGTCGCCGGTGAAGCTGCGCGACCATCCCTGGGCCGGCCGGGCGGAGGTCGTACGGGGCGACGTCACGGATCCGGAATCGGTGGCCGCGGCGATGCGGGACATCGATGTGGCGTACTACCTGGTGCACGCGCTGGGTACCGGTTCCGGCTTCGAGGAGACGGACCGCAGGGCGGCCCGGATCTTCGCCGAGCAGGCCAGGGCGGCGGGCGTCCGGCGCATCGTCTACCTGGGAGGCCTCGCACCGGCCGACGTCCCAGAGCGGGAGCTGTCCCCGCACCTGCGCTCGCGCGCCGAGGTCGCCCGTATCCTGCTCGGTTCCGGGGTGCCGACCACTGTGCTCCGCGCCGCGGTCATCATCGGTTCCGGGTCCGCGTCCTTCGAGATGCTGCGCTATCTCACCGAGCGGCTGCCGGTGATGGTCACCCCGAGCTGGGTGCGGACGAGGATCCAGCCGATCGCCGTCCGGGACGTGCTGCGGTACCTCGTCGGCAGCGCGCGGATGCCCGAGGAGGTGCACCGCTGCTTCGACGTCGGCGGCCCCGACGTCATCACCTACGAGGGCATGATGCGGCAGTTCGCGGCGGTCGCGGGACTGCCGCACCGGCTCATCCTGCCCGTGCCGATGCTCTCGCCGCGCCTCTCCAGCCACTGGATCGGCCTGGTCACCCCGGTCCCGGCCGCGATCGCCCGGCCGCTCGCGGAATCACTGCGCTACGAGGTCGTGTGCCGCGAACACGACATCGCGCGGTACGTGCCGGACGGCCCCGGGCAGCCGTTCACCCTCCGCGAGGCGCTCGTGCTCGCCCTCCAGCGGATCAAGCAGGCCGAGGTCACCACCCGCTGGTCGTCGGCCTCGCTGCCGGGTGCGCCCAGCGACCCGCTCCCCACGGACCCCGACTGGGCGGGCGGCAGCCTCTACACCGACCGCCGTGACATCACCGTGAACGCCTCGCCGGACGCCCTGTGGCGGGTCGTCGAAGGGGTGGGCGGGGACCACGGCTGGTACTCCTTCCCCCTCGCCTGGGCCGTGCGCGGCTGGCTGGACCGGCTGGTCGGCGGGGTCGGCCTGCGCCGTGGCAGACGGGACGCGGAACGGCTCAGGGTCGGGGATTCGCTGGACTTCTGGCGGGTCGAGGAGATCGAGCCGGGGCGGCTGCTGCGGCTGCGGGCCGAGATGCGGCTGCCGGGCCTGGCGTGGCTGGAGATGTACGCCGAGCAGGACGACCGGGGGCGCACCCGCTACCGGCAGCGCGCCCTCTTCCACCCGCGCGGGCTGCTCGGACACGCGTACTGGTGGAGTGTCTCGCCGTTCCACGCCGTCGTGTTCGGCGGGATGGCGCGCAATATCGCGAGGGCGGCCGAGAGCCGGTCCGCCCTCAAGCAGTCGGCCGCCGGGGCCCGTTGACGTGAGTCCCAGCCCGCCCGTCCCCCTACCAGGAGTGGTGCCATGACCGTGTCGGTCGTCCTGTTCACGTCCGACCTGCGGCTGCACGACAATCCGTCGCTGCTCGCCGCCCTCGCGTCGGCGGACGAGGTGGTGCCGCTGTTCGTCCTCGACGCGGGCATCGAGTCCGCCGGGTTCGCCGCCCCCAACCGGCGGGCGTTCCTCGCTGACTGCCTCGCGGATCTCGACGCGGGGCTGCGGGAGCGCGGCGGCCGTCTCGTCGTACGGTCGGGTGGCGTGGTCGACCAGGTGTGCCGGGCCGCCGCGGAGAGCGGCGCCGCCGAGGTGCACCTGGCGGCGGGGGTCAGTGCGTACGCCTGGCGCCGTGAGGACCGGCTGCGGGCGGCGCTGGAGGCCGACGGACGCCGCCTGCGGGTGCACGACGCGGTGATCACCGCCGTGCCGCCCGGCGCGGTCACCCCGGCCGCGTCGGACCACTTCGCGGTGTTCACCCCGTACTTCAGGCGCTGGTCTCAGGAGCGGCTGCGCAGTGTCCGGGGCGCGCCCCGGGTGGTGCGGGTTCCGGACGGCGTCGGCTCGGAGCGGCTGCCGTCCCGTAAGGACCTGACCGGGATTTCCGCGGGGCTCGCAAGGGGCGGCGAAACGGCGGCCCGCACACAGTGGTCGGCCTGGCGGCGCGGTGGGCTCGCCGGTTACGCGGCCGGTCACGACGACCTGTCCGGCGATGCGACGTCCAGGCTCTCGCCGCATCTGCACTTCGGCACCCTCTCCCCCGTCGAGCTGGTGCGGTCGGCTGCCCGGCAGGGCGGGGCCGGCCCGGAGGCGTTCGTCAGGCAGCTGTGCTGGCGGGACTTCC from Streptomyces sp. NBC_01267 harbors:
- a CDS encoding SDR family oxidoreductase — its product is MSDSEATPAPHCLVTGATGYIGGRLAPALLDAGHRVRCLVRSPVKLRDHPWAGRAEVVRGDVTDPESVAAAMRDIDVAYYLVHALGTGSGFEETDRRAARIFAEQARAAGVRRIVYLGGLAPADVPERELSPHLRSRAEVARILLGSGVPTTVLRAAVIIGSGSASFEMLRYLTERLPVMVTPSWVRTRIQPIAVRDVLRYLVGSARMPEEVHRCFDVGGPDVITYEGMMRQFAAVAGLPHRLILPVPMLSPRLSSHWIGLVTPVPAAIARPLAESLRYEVVCREHDIARYVPDGPGQPFTLREALVLALQRIKQAEVTTRWSSASLPGAPSDPLPTDPDWAGGSLYTDRRDITVNASPDALWRVVEGVGGDHGWYSFPLAWAVRGWLDRLVGGVGLRRGRRDAERLRVGDSLDFWRVEEIEPGRLLRLRAEMRLPGLAWLEMYAEQDDRGRTRYRQRALFHPRGLLGHAYWWSVSPFHAVVFGGMARNIARAAESRSALKQSAAGAR
- a CDS encoding RNA polymerase sigma factor SigF translates to MATTVPTGFAPHLPRPSGRTDEQLPYVADPGKVAPRDARDLSRLFFTALATREEGTRAYQYARNTLIELNLSLVRFAATRFRSRSEQMEDIVQVGTVGLIKAIDRFELSREVEFATFAMPCIVGEIKRFFRDTSWSVHVPRRLQELRIALAKASDELFQTLDRSPTTAELAKHLGMDEEEIVEGLVAANGYTAGSIDTPYDDGTTGSVQTLADRLGETDSDMDLVENLTALKPLIARLDHRDRRILRMRYGEELTQSQIGAELGVSQMQVSRLLARITAQLRAGLLAQG
- a CDS encoding cryptochrome/photolyase family protein; the encoded protein is MTVSVVLFTSDLRLHDNPSLLAALASADEVVPLFVLDAGIESAGFAAPNRRAFLADCLADLDAGLRERGGRLVVRSGGVVDQVCRAAAESGAAEVHLAAGVSAYAWRREDRLRAALEADGRRLRVHDAVITAVPPGAVTPAASDHFAVFTPYFRRWSQERLRSVRGAPRVVRVPDGVGSERLPSRKDLTGISAGLARGGETAARTQWSAWRRGGLAGYAAGHDDLSGDATSRLSPHLHFGTLSPVELVRSAARQGGAGPEAFVRQLCWRDFHHQVLAARPESADADYRTRHDRWRSGGPVEEEITAWREGRTGYPVVDAAMRQLRHQGWMHNRGRLLTASFLTKTLYVDWRVGARHFLELLVDGDIADNQLNWQWVAGTGTDSRPNRVFNPVAQGKRYDPDGGYVRRWVPELDGLEGASVHEPWKHRGAAGAYPPPLLELSEGLARFKRARDLG
- a CDS encoding GuaB1 family IMP dehydrogenase-related protein, yielding MRFLNDLKPPYDLTYDDVFMVPSRSAVGSRQGVDLSSPDGTGTTIPLVVANMTAIAGRRMAETVARRGGLVVIPQDIPIEVVTDVISWVKTRHHVLDTPIVLAPTQTVADALSLLPKRAHNAGVVVDEDGKPVGVVTDEDLAGVDRFTQLSEVMSKDLVLLDADIDPREAFNRLDGANRRYAPAVDTDGKLVGILTRRAALRATLYTPAVDARGKLRVAAAVGINGDVAGKAEQLLDAGADTIVVDTAHGHQESMIAAVRAVRALDPAVPIVAGNIVAAEGVRDLVEAGADIIKVGVGPGAMCTTRMMTGVGRPQFSAVLECATEARKFGKHVWADGGVRHPRDVAMALAAGASNVMIGSWFAGTYESPGDLQQSADGRWYKESFGMASARAVRNRTSEESAYDRARKGLFEEGISTSRMFLDPARPGVEDLIDSIIAGVRSSCTYAGANTLDEFAEKAIVGVQSAAGYAEGKPLHASWG
- a CDS encoding Lrp/AsnC family transcriptional regulator, which produces MLNELDARIVHALAEDARRTFADIGSLVGLSAPAVKRRVDRLRADGAITGFTVRVDPAALGWETEGFIEIYCRHNTSPEAIRRGLERNPEVASASTVTGEADAIVQVFASDMRHFERVLERIAGEPFVERTKSVLVLSPLLRRYGSGSPA
- a CDS encoding ATP-binding protein → MDSPLADSATAREAATRFLSQNCPWADVDAVLLVISELAANAARHTTGWWRLRLSAEAELLVVEMDDDSPVPPVAREPDFAGGGGFGWHMVQKLAGRVEISPRPSGKTVRAIWSRPATG